AAAGTTGACCCCGCCTGCAATCGACGTCGCGAACGAGAACACTTCGGCCGGGACATAGACCTTGGTGAGGATCGATGCAGACCCGGTGATGGCCGCTCCGGTGGCGAGGAGCGCCTGAGAGAAAAAGGTCATGAACAGGACCCCGGCCAGAAGGTAGAGGACGTAGGGCTCATCACCCGTATCGCCGAAGCGGCCTCCAAAGATCTGACCGAAAACCAGCCACATGATGGCCGTGGTGATCAGGGGATTGAGGAGGGTCCACCACACTCCCAGGGCGGAGCGTTTATAGCGGACGGTGAGCTCACGACCGACGAGGAGCCCGATCAATCCGCGATACCTCCACAGGTTCTGTAATTCGGTGATGAGGGGCCGACGGAGTTGGGCGGAGTCGTATAAGGGAAGTGCCACTTGAACCTATAGGGTGGTCCGACCGACGAGGCTAATGGTGCATTGTCGCCGGTTCAGTCGTCGCAACGAGCAACCAGCGACAGTCGCCCATGGCGTTTTCCTACGATGCCGGGATGCCCGACCGATCGAAATGGCTGCAACCGGCTCGGATCGCCCATGGCCTGAAGTGGCGGACTGAAGCCTTTCTGGCCAGCCGCAGGCACCCGGACCCCCAAGGTCCTCCTCTTCCTTCTGGAAACTCATTTCAAGTCGCAGTTCTCGAGTCATTTGGTGTCGCCGATATCGATGAGCTCGATCCGACCCAGCGAATGTGGGCCGAATTCACTTTGACCTCGGTCGAGCGGGGGTGGCATGCAATTGAAAGCATGGGCGGTCCCAAGGCGTTTCGTGGCAAGAGAGTCCTCGACGTCGGATCTGCATACGGTGGTTTTCTGGTCGCAGCCGGACATGCCGGCGCCCGAACGATGGTCGGTATCGACGTCGACGAGAAACTCCTAGACCTGGCCCGGTTGCTCTTCACCGACCACGGGGTCTCTACCAATCTTGAGGTAGCCGACATCACCGATCCGCAATTGACTGACCGTCTCGGAGGTTTTGACCTCATCCTCTGCAACGATGTACTCGAACACGTTGTCGAGCTCGATCGGGCAGCGCAGAATCTAGGCCGCTTGTTGAACCCGGGTGGCCGCCTCTTCCTGGAAATCCCCAACGGGCTGTCGATCAATTACATCTCCAGCGATGGCCACTACAAGCTTCCCGGAATCACCCTTCTCGACCATGCCGACGCCGAGCGGTGGTTCCGCGCGTTTTATGAATCCAAGTATCCGTACCGCACCTTTTTCTATGCTCCGCTGGATTACTACCTGGCACTCTTCTCTCGTCATGG
The window above is part of the Acidimicrobiia bacterium genome. Proteins encoded here:
- a CDS encoding ABC transporter permease yields the protein MALPLYDSAQLRRPLITELQNLWRYRGLIGLLVGRELTVRYKRSALGVWWTLLNPLITTAIMWLVFGQIFGGRFGDTGDEPYVLYLLAGVLFMTFFSQALLATGAAITGSASILTKVYVPAEVFSFATSIAGGVNF
- a CDS encoding class I SAM-dependent methyltransferase; translation: MPDRSKWLQPARIAHGLKWRTEAFLASRRHPDPQGPPLPSGNSFQVAVLESFGVADIDELDPTQRMWAEFTLTSVERGWHAIESMGGPKAFRGKRVLDVGSAYGGFLVAAGHAGARTMVGIDVDEKLLDLARLLFTDHGVSTNLEVADITDPQLTDRLGGFDLILCNDVLEHVVELDRAAQNLGRLLNPGGRLFLEIPNGLSINYISSDGHYKLPGITLLDHADAERWFRAFYESKYPYRTFFYAPLDYYLALFSRHGVALTMLNTPTPDPAAIAALDQSWSQTFDRLAGLNEEFPDKPVDLIDQIQRRSLEVDMRIRRLLGTATGSAIGEERMLAGAVLRSTFGTDAFLLEGRRVG